One Anolis carolinensis isolate JA03-04 chromosome 5, rAnoCar3.1.pri, whole genome shotgun sequence DNA segment encodes these proteins:
- the c5h12orf50 gene encoding uncharacterized protein C12orf50 homolog isoform X4 — translation MEIQQKYNKISCFWETQPLGCVRISCVFHHKKPRNINGLFLPPSSDATLQKEVEEGILHLDQNQDSTKGQENTLRPIHPPLIITISLEEDDEEEQEEKYASYLLSKTPEDIEEERAIKEMCYKSGEYYRIQTSQENHLTKNKTLGLENEFFKHVETGRDLQEGDGVAVPSKFNIIERQSEIASSFDSNYISDLSAFENGGGDCYLPHRSIFVGEIQSKMFSGKKAFTVLKCTDIKATNHAESIKKHHFKGVKKKKWLPDESKNIPIPLTTKAMHTSNPKSKGNSQQNDQSKNAENASYVPSQRANGRSISLSSAMAGRSPNLNYGKVGVGKESKINLATDRCTSACNIPSWRKRSPHIKVYTKVEKTHSEPRRNGSR, via the exons ATGGAAATACAG CAAAAATACAACAAGATCTCATGTTTCTGGGAAACACAGCCTTTGGGCTGCGTGAGAATCAGTTGTGTCTTCCATCACAAGAAACCACGTAATATAAATGGACTTTTTTTGCCACCCAGTAGTG ATGCTACATTACAAAAAGAAGTTGAGGAAGGGATTTTACATCTTGACCAAAATCAAGATTCCACAAAAGGTCAAGAAAATACATTAAGACCTATTCACCCACCATTGATTATTACCATCAGTCTTGAAGAAGATGacgaagaagaacaagaagaaaaat ATGCATCTTATTTACTATCAAAAACACCAGAAGACATAGAAGAAGAAAGGGCAATAAAGGAGATGTGTTATAAATCTG GAGAATATTACAGAATTCAGACGTCTCAGGAAAATCacttaacaaaaaacaaaacactgggGCTAGAGAATGAATTCTTCAAACACGTGGAAACTGGCAGAGATTTACAGGAAG GTGATGGTGTTGCAGTTCCATCAAAGTTTAATATTATTGAGCGCCAATCAGAGATAGCATCATCTTTTGACAGTAACTATATATCTGATCTCAGTGCTTTTGAAAATGGAG GAGGTGATTGTTATTTGCCACACAGAAGTATATTTGTTGGTGAGATACAAAGCAAAATGTTCAGTGGAAAGAAAGCATTTACTGTGCTGAAGTGTACAGATATTAAAG CTACAAACCATGCGGAAAGTATaaagaaacatcattttaaaGGAGTCAAGAAAAAGAAATGGCTACCTGATGAATCCAAAAACATACCTATTCCTTTGACGACAAAAG CAATGCATACTTCAAATCCTAAAAGTAAAGGGAATTCCCAACAAAATGATCAAAGCAAGAATGCTGAGAATGCTTCTTATGTTCCTTCTCAGAGAGCCAATGGGAGAAGCATATCCTTGAGTTCTGCCATGGCTGGAAGGTCACCAAATCTGAACTATGGTAAAGTTGGTGTAGGCAAAGAATCCAAGATTAATTTAGCTACAG
- the c5h12orf50 gene encoding uncharacterized protein C12orf50 homolog isoform X2, translating into MSTSTNLEKGSKCRFRHCEKAVGSDTVCSLWREGRCSHHLCKFRHMEIQQKYNKISCFWETQPLGCVRISCVFHHKKPRNINGLFLPPSSDATLQKEVEEGILHLDQNQDSTKGQENTLRPIHPPLIITISLEEDDEEEQEEKYASYLLSKTPEDIEEERAIKEMCYKSGEYYRIQTSQENHLTKNKTLGLENEFFKHVETGRDLQEGDGVAVPSKFNIIERQSEIASSFDSNYISDLSAFENGGGDCYLPHRSIFVGEIQSKMFSGKKAFTVLKCTDIKATNHAESIKKHHFKGVKKKKWLPDESKNIPIPLTTKAMHTSNPKSKGNSQQNDQSKNAENASYVPSQRANGRSISLSSAMAGRSPNLNYGKVGVGKESKINLATDRCTSACNIPSWRKRSPHIKVYTKVEKTHSEPRRNGSR; encoded by the exons ATGAGCACTTCAACAAACCTGGAGAAG GGATCAAAGTGCCGATTCCGTCATTGTGAAAAAGCTGTTGGCAGTGACACTGTGTGCTCATTATGGAGAGAGGGAAGATGTTCCCATCACCTTTGCAAATTTAGACATATGGAAATACAG CAAAAATACAACAAGATCTCATGTTTCTGGGAAACACAGCCTTTGGGCTGCGTGAGAATCAGTTGTGTCTTCCATCACAAGAAACCACGTAATATAAATGGACTTTTTTTGCCACCCAGTAGTG ATGCTACATTACAAAAAGAAGTTGAGGAAGGGATTTTACATCTTGACCAAAATCAAGATTCCACAAAAGGTCAAGAAAATACATTAAGACCTATTCACCCACCATTGATTATTACCATCAGTCTTGAAGAAGATGacgaagaagaacaagaagaaaaat ATGCATCTTATTTACTATCAAAAACACCAGAAGACATAGAAGAAGAAAGGGCAATAAAGGAGATGTGTTATAAATCTG GAGAATATTACAGAATTCAGACGTCTCAGGAAAATCacttaacaaaaaacaaaacactgggGCTAGAGAATGAATTCTTCAAACACGTGGAAACTGGCAGAGATTTACAGGAAG GTGATGGTGTTGCAGTTCCATCAAAGTTTAATATTATTGAGCGCCAATCAGAGATAGCATCATCTTTTGACAGTAACTATATATCTGATCTCAGTGCTTTTGAAAATGGAG GAGGTGATTGTTATTTGCCACACAGAAGTATATTTGTTGGTGAGATACAAAGCAAAATGTTCAGTGGAAAGAAAGCATTTACTGTGCTGAAGTGTACAGATATTAAAG CTACAAACCATGCGGAAAGTATaaagaaacatcattttaaaGGAGTCAAGAAAAAGAAATGGCTACCTGATGAATCCAAAAACATACCTATTCCTTTGACGACAAAAG CAATGCATACTTCAAATCCTAAAAGTAAAGGGAATTCCCAACAAAATGATCAAAGCAAGAATGCTGAGAATGCTTCTTATGTTCCTTCTCAGAGAGCCAATGGGAGAAGCATATCCTTGAGTTCTGCCATGGCTGGAAGGTCACCAAATCTGAACTATGGTAAAGTTGGTGTAGGCAAAGAATCCAAGATTAATTTAGCTACAG
- the c5h12orf50 gene encoding uncharacterized protein C12orf50 homolog isoform X3, giving the protein MTEAGDDCSFYFHSTCIKGSKCRFRHCEKAVGSDTVCSLWREGRCSHHLCKFRHMEIQQKYNKISCFWETQPLGCVRISCVFHHKKPRNINGLFLPPSSDASYLLSKTPEDIEEERAIKEMCYKSGEYYRIQTSQENHLTKNKTLGLENEFFKHVETGRDLQEGDGVAVPSKFNIIERQSEIASSFDSNYISDLSAFENGGGDCYLPHRSIFVGEIQSKMFSGKKAFTVLKCTDIKATNHAESIKKHHFKGVKKKKWLPDESKNIPIPLTTKAMHTSNPKSKGNSQQNDQSKNAENASYVPSQRANGRSISLSSAMAGRSPNLNYGKVGVGKESKINLATDRCTSACNIPSWRKRSPHIKVYTKVEKTHSEPRRNGSR; this is encoded by the exons ATGACAGAAGCTGGGGATGACTGCTCTTTCTATTTTCATTCCACCTGTATAAAG GGATCAAAGTGCCGATTCCGTCATTGTGAAAAAGCTGTTGGCAGTGACACTGTGTGCTCATTATGGAGAGAGGGAAGATGTTCCCATCACCTTTGCAAATTTAGACATATGGAAATACAG CAAAAATACAACAAGATCTCATGTTTCTGGGAAACACAGCCTTTGGGCTGCGTGAGAATCAGTTGTGTCTTCCATCACAAGAAACCACGTAATATAAATGGACTTTTTTTGCCACCCAGTAGTG ATGCATCTTATTTACTATCAAAAACACCAGAAGACATAGAAGAAGAAAGGGCAATAAAGGAGATGTGTTATAAATCTG GAGAATATTACAGAATTCAGACGTCTCAGGAAAATCacttaacaaaaaacaaaacactgggGCTAGAGAATGAATTCTTCAAACACGTGGAAACTGGCAGAGATTTACAGGAAG GTGATGGTGTTGCAGTTCCATCAAAGTTTAATATTATTGAGCGCCAATCAGAGATAGCATCATCTTTTGACAGTAACTATATATCTGATCTCAGTGCTTTTGAAAATGGAG GAGGTGATTGTTATTTGCCACACAGAAGTATATTTGTTGGTGAGATACAAAGCAAAATGTTCAGTGGAAAGAAAGCATTTACTGTGCTGAAGTGTACAGATATTAAAG CTACAAACCATGCGGAAAGTATaaagaaacatcattttaaaGGAGTCAAGAAAAAGAAATGGCTACCTGATGAATCCAAAAACATACCTATTCCTTTGACGACAAAAG CAATGCATACTTCAAATCCTAAAAGTAAAGGGAATTCCCAACAAAATGATCAAAGCAAGAATGCTGAGAATGCTTCTTATGTTCCTTCTCAGAGAGCCAATGGGAGAAGCATATCCTTGAGTTCTGCCATGGCTGGAAGGTCACCAAATCTGAACTATGGTAAAGTTGGTGTAGGCAAAGAATCCAAGATTAATTTAGCTACAG
- the c5h12orf50 gene encoding uncharacterized protein C12orf50 homolog isoform X1 produces the protein MTEAGDDCSFYFHSTCIKGSKCRFRHCEKAVGSDTVCSLWREGRCSHHLCKFRHMEIQQKYNKISCFWETQPLGCVRISCVFHHKKPRNINGLFLPPSSDATLQKEVEEGILHLDQNQDSTKGQENTLRPIHPPLIITISLEEDDEEEQEEKYASYLLSKTPEDIEEERAIKEMCYKSGEYYRIQTSQENHLTKNKTLGLENEFFKHVETGRDLQEGDGVAVPSKFNIIERQSEIASSFDSNYISDLSAFENGGGDCYLPHRSIFVGEIQSKMFSGKKAFTVLKCTDIKATNHAESIKKHHFKGVKKKKWLPDESKNIPIPLTTKAMHTSNPKSKGNSQQNDQSKNAENASYVPSQRANGRSISLSSAMAGRSPNLNYGKVGVGKESKINLATDRCTSACNIPSWRKRSPHIKVYTKVEKTHSEPRRNGSR, from the exons ATGACAGAAGCTGGGGATGACTGCTCTTTCTATTTTCATTCCACCTGTATAAAG GGATCAAAGTGCCGATTCCGTCATTGTGAAAAAGCTGTTGGCAGTGACACTGTGTGCTCATTATGGAGAGAGGGAAGATGTTCCCATCACCTTTGCAAATTTAGACATATGGAAATACAG CAAAAATACAACAAGATCTCATGTTTCTGGGAAACACAGCCTTTGGGCTGCGTGAGAATCAGTTGTGTCTTCCATCACAAGAAACCACGTAATATAAATGGACTTTTTTTGCCACCCAGTAGTG ATGCTACATTACAAAAAGAAGTTGAGGAAGGGATTTTACATCTTGACCAAAATCAAGATTCCACAAAAGGTCAAGAAAATACATTAAGACCTATTCACCCACCATTGATTATTACCATCAGTCTTGAAGAAGATGacgaagaagaacaagaagaaaaat ATGCATCTTATTTACTATCAAAAACACCAGAAGACATAGAAGAAGAAAGGGCAATAAAGGAGATGTGTTATAAATCTG GAGAATATTACAGAATTCAGACGTCTCAGGAAAATCacttaacaaaaaacaaaacactgggGCTAGAGAATGAATTCTTCAAACACGTGGAAACTGGCAGAGATTTACAGGAAG GTGATGGTGTTGCAGTTCCATCAAAGTTTAATATTATTGAGCGCCAATCAGAGATAGCATCATCTTTTGACAGTAACTATATATCTGATCTCAGTGCTTTTGAAAATGGAG GAGGTGATTGTTATTTGCCACACAGAAGTATATTTGTTGGTGAGATACAAAGCAAAATGTTCAGTGGAAAGAAAGCATTTACTGTGCTGAAGTGTACAGATATTAAAG CTACAAACCATGCGGAAAGTATaaagaaacatcattttaaaGGAGTCAAGAAAAAGAAATGGCTACCTGATGAATCCAAAAACATACCTATTCCTTTGACGACAAAAG CAATGCATACTTCAAATCCTAAAAGTAAAGGGAATTCCCAACAAAATGATCAAAGCAAGAATGCTGAGAATGCTTCTTATGTTCCTTCTCAGAGAGCCAATGGGAGAAGCATATCCTTGAGTTCTGCCATGGCTGGAAGGTCACCAAATCTGAACTATGGTAAAGTTGGTGTAGGCAAAGAATCCAAGATTAATTTAGCTACAG
- the c5h12orf50 gene encoding uncharacterized protein C12orf50 homolog isoform X5 — MTEAGDDCSFYFHSTCIKGSKCRFRHCEKAVGSDTVCSLWREGRCSHHLCKFRHMEIQQKYNKISCFWETQPLGCVRISCVFHHKKPRNINGLFLPPSSDATLQKEVEEGILHLDQNQDSTKGQENTLRPIHPPLIITISLEEDDEEEQEEKYASYLLSKTPEDIEEERAIKEMCYKSGEYYRIQTSQENHLTKNKTLGLENEFFKHVETGRDLQEGDGVAVPSKFNIIERQSEIASSFDSNYISDLSAFENGGGDCYLPHRSIFVGEIQSKMFSGKKAFTVLKCTDIKATNHAESIKKHHFKGVKKKKWLPDESKNIPIPLTTKESQWEKHILEFCHGWKVTKSELW; from the exons ATGACAGAAGCTGGGGATGACTGCTCTTTCTATTTTCATTCCACCTGTATAAAG GGATCAAAGTGCCGATTCCGTCATTGTGAAAAAGCTGTTGGCAGTGACACTGTGTGCTCATTATGGAGAGAGGGAAGATGTTCCCATCACCTTTGCAAATTTAGACATATGGAAATACAG CAAAAATACAACAAGATCTCATGTTTCTGGGAAACACAGCCTTTGGGCTGCGTGAGAATCAGTTGTGTCTTCCATCACAAGAAACCACGTAATATAAATGGACTTTTTTTGCCACCCAGTAGTG ATGCTACATTACAAAAAGAAGTTGAGGAAGGGATTTTACATCTTGACCAAAATCAAGATTCCACAAAAGGTCAAGAAAATACATTAAGACCTATTCACCCACCATTGATTATTACCATCAGTCTTGAAGAAGATGacgaagaagaacaagaagaaaaat ATGCATCTTATTTACTATCAAAAACACCAGAAGACATAGAAGAAGAAAGGGCAATAAAGGAGATGTGTTATAAATCTG GAGAATATTACAGAATTCAGACGTCTCAGGAAAATCacttaacaaaaaacaaaacactgggGCTAGAGAATGAATTCTTCAAACACGTGGAAACTGGCAGAGATTTACAGGAAG GTGATGGTGTTGCAGTTCCATCAAAGTTTAATATTATTGAGCGCCAATCAGAGATAGCATCATCTTTTGACAGTAACTATATATCTGATCTCAGTGCTTTTGAAAATGGAG GAGGTGATTGTTATTTGCCACACAGAAGTATATTTGTTGGTGAGATACAAAGCAAAATGTTCAGTGGAAAGAAAGCATTTACTGTGCTGAAGTGTACAGATATTAAAG CTACAAACCATGCGGAAAGTATaaagaaacatcattttaaaGGAGTCAAGAAAAAGAAATGGCTACCTGATGAATCCAAAAACATACCTATTCCTTTGACGACAAAAG AGAGCCAATGGGAGAAGCATATCCTTGAGTTCTGCCATGGCTGGAAGGTCACCAAATCTGAACTATGGTAA